The Megalops cyprinoides isolate fMegCyp1 chromosome 9, fMegCyp1.pri, whole genome shotgun sequence genome has a window encoding:
- the aamdc gene encoding mth938 domain-containing protein: MTSPEIASLSWGHMKVKGCSSSYKDCKVWPGGSHAWDWRETGTDHYPGVQPADLEEVLRKGVNTLVIGRGMSEALQVPSSTLDYVKQQGVEVKVFQTEKAVKEYNSLVGQGAKVGGVFHSTC, translated from the exons ATGACTTCTCCAGAAATTGCATCCTTGTCCTGGGGTCACATGAAGGTCAAGGGTTGCTCCTCGTCCTACAAGGACTGCAAGGTGTGGCCCGGAGGCAGTCATGCCTGGGATTGGAGGGAAACCGGCACGGAC CATTATCCCGGAGTGCAACCGGCTGACCTGGAGGAAGTACTGAGGAAGGGGGTGAACACTCTGGTGATCGGGAGGGGGATGAGTGAAGCCCTACAG GTGCCCTCCTCCACACTGGACTATGTGAAGCAGCAGGGTGTGGAGGTAAAGGTGTTCCAGACAGAGAAAGCTGTCAAGGAGTACAATTCTCTGGTAGGGCAGGGAGCCAAGGTGGGAGGTGTCTTCCACTCAACCTGCTGA
- the ints4 gene encoding integrator complex subunit 4 yields the protein MAAHLKKRVYEEFSKVVQQHPHEEVPAKKLRLTKPSKSAALHIDLCKASTPTDALQYLLQFARKPVEAESVEGVVRILLEHYYKETDSSVRLKIASLLGLLSKTQGFSPDCIVDDAINTLNNEKSHQVLAQLLDTLLVIGTQLPENLSLRNRLIEVACKHLTDTYFGVRNKCLQLLGCLGSVDKPLSKENEGVVAGVAPRDTQSIISDYFGDQDPRVRTAAIKAMLQLHERGIKLQQTIYNQACKLLCDDYEQVRSVAVQMVWVLSQLYPESIVPIPSSSEEIRLVDDSFGKISHMVSDGSWVVRVQAAKLLGSMQQVSPHFLEQTLDKKLMSDLRRKRTAHERAKELYSSGEFSSGRKWADDAPKEKVDTMAVNLIDSGACGAFVHGLEDEMYEVRIAAVEALCALAQSSPSFAEKCLDFLVDMFNDEIEEVRLQSIHVLRQISTHITLREDQLDTVLAVLEDSSRDIREALHELLCYTNVSTKECIQLALLELLKNLTKYPTDRNSVWKCLKFLGARHPTLVLPIVPELLSTHPYFDTPEPDMDDPAYIAVLVLVFNAAKSCPTMPALFSDHTFRHYAYLRDSLSHLVPQLRLPGGKLTSVSESSGPASSLESAQQFLQDSLNRVCNVQHLEAPGAQDLLEFTIRDLQRLGELQTELAGAADFCATYLRCQLLLMKALQEKLWNVAVPLYLKQNAMVSAAVKQILEETYKLEFLYSGLETRQVATIHHVRLQAKALQLVLTARTRRGVEPLLSVCEKFLQEVDAFQRLFITELPHFQDSFVEKLLDLMPRLAACKPLDLVKILQTTLRQSGFLQLKLPEQIHRATATIIEPTGESDNPLRFTSGLVVALDIDATLEHVQDPQTWVKVQVLYPDGQSHVIHPKPGDFRKPGPGRHRLITQVYLSHSAWTEPCQIEVRLLLAYSSSASRVPVSKLPAWNESTDGLPFSESSIEGTIPFSKPVKVFIMPKPARR from the exons ATGGCAGCGCACTTAAAAAAACGAGTGTACGAGGAGTTTTCAAAAGTTGTTCAG CAACATCCACATGAAGAGGTTCCGGCGAAGAAGCTGCGTTTGACCAAACCCAGCAAGTCTGCAGCGCTGCACATCGACTTGTGCAAAGCGAGTACCCCCACAGATGCACTCCAGTATCTCCTGCAGTTTGCCCGAAAGCCTGTGGAGGCCGAGAGTGTGGAAGGGGTAGTGCGCATCCTCCTCGAGCATTACTACAAG GAAACAGACAGTTCTGTTAGATTGAAGATTGCATCTCTCCTTGGTCTGCTATCTAAAACTCAGGGCTTCTCTCCTGACTGCATAGTGGACGATGCCATTAACACGCTCAACAATGAAA AATCCCACCAGGTTCTGGCCCAGCTCCTGGACACATTGCTGGTCATTGGCACCCAGCTCCCAGAGAACCTGAGTCTCAGGAACAGGCTGATAGAGGTGGCGTGTAAG CACCTGACAGACACATATTTCGGAGTGAGAAACAAGTGCCTCCAACTTTTGGGGTGTTTGGGCTCTGTGGACAAGCCTCTGTCCAAGGAGAATGAGGGTGTGGTGGCAGGTGTGGCTCCGAGGGACACACAGAGCATCATCAGTGATTACTTTGGGGACCAGGACCCAAGAGTCCGCACAGCAGCCATCAAAGCCATG CTGCAGCTACATGAAAGAGGGATTAAACTACAGCAAACAATTTACAACCAG gcttGTAAGCTTCTGTGTGATGACTATGAGCAGGTCCGCTCAGTGGCTGTGCAGATGGTGTGGGTCCTGAGCCAGCTCTATCCCGAGAG CATTGTCCCCATTCCGTCATCCAGTGAAGAAATCAGGCTGGTTGATGACTCCTTTGGGAAGATCAGCCACATGGTCAGCGATGGGTCATGGGTTGTGAGGGTCCAAGCTGCTAAATTATTG GGATCCATGCAGCAGGTCAGCCCACACTTCCTAGAGCAGACACTGGACAAGAAGCTGATGTCTGACCTAAGG AGGAAGCGCACGGCTCACGAGAGGGCCAAAGAGCTGTACAGCTCCGGCGAGTTCTCCTCGGGCAGGAAGTGGGCGGATGACGCCCCCAAGGAAAAGGTGGACACCATGGCGGTGAACCTGATAGACTCTGGGGCCTGCGGTGCGTTTGTCCATGGCCTTGAGGACGAGATGTACG AGGTGCGAATTGCAGCAGTGGAGGCCCTGTGCGCGCTTGCTCAGTCCTCGCCCAGCTTCGCTGAGAAGTGCCTGGACTTCCTGGTGGACATGTTTAACGATGAGATCGAGGAAGTGCGGCTGCAGTCCATCCACGTCCTGCGGCAGATCTCAACCCACATCACACTCAGAGAAGACCAGCTGGACACTGTGCTGGCTGTACTGGAG GATTCCTCACGAGACATCCGGGAGGCGCTTCATGAGTTGCTGTGCTATACCAACGTCTCCACCAAGGAGTGCATCCAGCTAGCCCTGCTGGAGCTCCTGAAGAACCTGACAAAGTACCCCACTGACCGCAACTCCGTCTGGAA GTGTTTGAAGTTTCTCGGGGCGCGGCACCCAACCCTGGTACTGCCAATTGTGCCGGAGCTCCTGAGCACACATCCGTACTTCGACACGCCCGAGCCTGACATGGATGACCCAGCAT ATATTGCTGTATTGGTGCTGGTTTTTAATGCCGCCAAGTCTTGTCCCACCATGCCAGCACTGTTCTCAGACCACACATTCAGACACTACGCCTACCTGCGTGACAGTCTCTCTCACCTGGTGCCACAACTCAGG TTGCCGGGTGGGAAGCTGACCAGTGTGTCGGAGTCCTCTGGCCCAGCGTCAAGCCTGGAGTCGGCACAGCAGTTTCTGCAGGACAGCCTGAATCGGGTCTGTAACGTCCAGCACCTGGAGGCCCCAGGGGCCCAAGACCTGCTGGAGTTCACCATCAG AGATCTGCAGAGGCTGGGggagctgcagacagagctggCCGGCGCTGCCGACTTCTGCGCCACTTACCTGCGCTGCCAGCTGCTGCTCATGAAG GCTTTACAGGAGAAACTGTGGAATGTGGCTGTCCCACTTTACCTAAAACAGAATGCCATGGTGtctgctgcagtgaaacag ATCCTGGAGGAGACGTACAAGCTGGAGTTTTTGTACAGTGGGCTGGAGACCCGGCAGGTGGCCACCATCCACCACGTGCGGCTACAGGCCAAAGCACTCCAGCTGGTGCTGACCGCACGCACAAGACGAGG GGTTGAACCTCTCTTGAGTGTCTGTGAAAAGTTCCTTCAAGAAGTGGATGCATTTCAGAG aCTTTTCATCACAGAGCTGCCCCATTTCCAGGACAGTTTTGTGGAGAAACTGCTGGATCTGATGCCCAGACTTGCAGCCTGCAAGCCCCTGGACCTGGTGAAGATTCTGCAGACCACACTGCGGCAAAGTGGCTTCCTGCAACTCAAACTGCCTGAACAG ATCCACAGAGCCACTGCGACCATCATCGAGCCTACTGGAGAGTCCGACAACCCACTGAGGTTCACGTCTGGTTTGGTGGTGGCACTGGATATTGACGCCACATTGGAGCACGTGCAAGACCCACAAACTTGGGTCAAAGTTCAG GTGCTGTATCCTGATGGGCAGTCGCATGTCATTCACCCCAAACCTGGGGATTTCAGGAAGCCAGGACCAGGGAGACATAGACTGATTACACAGGTGTACCTCTCCCATTCTGCATGGACAG AACCATGTCAGATCGAAGTGAGGCTGCTCCTGGCCTACAGCTCCAGTGCCAGCAGGGTCCCTGTCTCAAAACTTCCAGCTTGGAATGAGAGCACCGATGGGCTCCCCTTTTCTGAGAGCTCAATTGAGGGCACCATCCCCTTCAGCAAGCCTGTCAAGGTCTTCATCATGCCCAAACCGGCCCGCCGCTAA
- the kctd14 gene encoding BTB/POZ domain-containing protein KCTD14, protein MSLPDYKSPGKQSTSPFQLHSPIVQLNIGGLVYSTTLTTLRKCPNSKLADMFNGPPKLRTDAEGRFFIDRDGTHFKDILEYLRSQRLPTEHVQEVYQEAVFYDIKPLMKQLEDMPQLFGEMVARQQFLARVPNYRENLEVIIRIARAEAIATRHSSIIVCILKTEEDVGRYNDAVNSLDTDKESVVSFGPWKAPPSVGDLLDCIKMDIEAKGYKIALQPHSVEKGFRFKSYDFFYRLTFTWW, encoded by the exons ATGAGTCTTCCCGACTACAAATCGCCTGGGAAGCAGTCCACCTCTCCCTTTCAACTG CATTCTCCTATCGTGCAGCTGAACATCGGTGGTCTGGTGTACAGCACCACACTGACCACTCTCAGGAAGTGCCCCAACTCCAAGCTGGCGGACATGTTCAATGGGCCACCGAAGCTGCGGACGGATGCTGAGGGGCGGTTCTTCATTGACAGAGATGGGACACATTTCAAAGACATCCTTGAGTACCTGCGCAGCCAGCGGCTGCCTACTGAGCATGTGCAGGAGGTGTATCAGGAAGCCGTGTTCTACGACATTAAGCCATTGATGAAGCAACTGGAGGACATGCCTCAGCTCTTTGGAGAGATGGTGGCCAGGCAGCAGTTCTTGGCAAGGGTGCCCAATTACCGTGAGAATCTGGAGGTGATCATCAGGATAGCCCGTGCGGAGGCTATCGCCACTCGCCACTCCAGCATCATTGTTTGCATTCTGAAGACGGAGGAGGATGTCGGCCGTTACAATGATGCAGTCAATAGCCTGGACACCGACAAAGAGTCAGTGGTGAGTTTTGGTCCTTGGAAAGCCCCGCCTAGTGTTGGAGACCTGCTTGACTGTATCAAAATGGACATCGAAGCTAAAGGATACAAGATTGCTCTACAGCCACACAGTGTAGAGAAGGGGTTCCGTTTCAAGAGCTATGACTTCTTTTACAGGTTGACTTTCACTTGGTGGTAA